The Algoriphagus sanaruensis genome window below encodes:
- the rpsA gene encoding 30S ribosomal protein S1, with protein sequence MSSSKEFNWENFDTKGFGEGYSKEQRAQMEAMYAGTLNEITEKEVIKGVVVGVNDKDVIINIGFKSDGLVPLSEFRDLEGIKPGDEVEVFIEEQENALGQLILSRKKAKIVRAWHDIESALENDSVIEGLVKRRTKGGLIVDIYGVEAFLPGSQIDVKPIRDFDIYVGKKMEVKVVKINHANDNVVVSHKVLIEKDLEKQKAEILNNLEKGQVLEGVIKNMTNFGVFIDLGGVDGLLHITDISWGRINHPEEVLQLDQKVQVVVLDFDDDKKRISLGMKQLTSHPWDSLAANLEVGSRVQGKIVNVADYGAFLELAPGVEGLIHVSEMSWSQHLRNPADFVKVGDEIEAVVLTLDKDDRKMSLGIKQLTEDPWTKGDMATKYAVGTKHKGIVRNLTNFGLFLELEEGIDGLVHVSDLSWTKKIKHPSEFVKVGDELEVAVLELDVENRRLALGHKQLEENPWDTFETVFPVGSVHKCTVNSKNDKGAVLELPYGLEGFATSKNLEKEDGSQVEVGESLDFKVTEFSKDDKRIVLSHTATFKEEAKAPKKVAGKKKEDSVEMPAQAEKSTLGDIDALAELKEKMEGKK encoded by the coding sequence ATGTCTAGTTCAAAAGAATTTAACTGGGAAAACTTCGACACCAAAGGTTTCGGAGAAGGTTACTCCAAAGAGCAAAGAGCTCAAATGGAAGCTATGTACGCCGGCACCTTGAATGAAATCACTGAAAAAGAAGTGATTAAAGGTGTTGTAGTAGGTGTTAACGACAAGGATGTTATCATCAACATCGGCTTCAAGTCTGACGGACTTGTTCCACTTTCTGAATTCCGTGATTTGGAAGGTATCAAGCCAGGTGATGAAGTAGAAGTCTTTATCGAAGAGCAAGAAAATGCCTTGGGTCAATTGATCCTTTCCCGCAAGAAAGCCAAAATCGTTCGTGCATGGCATGACATCGAGAGCGCACTTGAAAATGATAGCGTAATCGAAGGTTTGGTAAAAAGAAGAACCAAAGGTGGTTTGATCGTAGATATCTACGGTGTAGAAGCATTCTTGCCAGGTTCTCAAATCGATGTGAAGCCTATCCGTGATTTTGATATCTATGTAGGTAAGAAGATGGAAGTGAAAGTGGTTAAAATCAACCACGCAAATGACAACGTTGTTGTTTCTCACAAAGTCCTCATCGAGAAAGATCTCGAAAAACAAAAAGCAGAAATCCTAAACAACCTCGAAAAAGGTCAGGTGTTGGAAGGTGTGATCAAGAACATGACCAACTTCGGTGTATTCATCGATTTGGGTGGTGTAGATGGTCTACTTCACATTACCGATATTTCTTGGGGTCGTATCAATCATCCAGAGGAAGTATTGCAGCTTGATCAGAAAGTTCAAGTGGTTGTACTTGACTTCGATGATGATAAGAAGAGAATTTCTTTGGGTATGAAGCAATTGACTTCTCATCCGTGGGATTCTTTAGCTGCTAACCTTGAGGTTGGTTCTAGAGTACAAGGCAAGATCGTAAACGTAGCTGATTACGGAGCGTTCTTGGAATTGGCTCCAGGTGTTGAAGGTTTGATCCACGTTTCTGAAATGAGCTGGTCTCAGCACTTGAGAAACCCAGCAGACTTCGTAAAAGTAGGAGACGAAATCGAAGCTGTAGTATTGACTTTGGACAAGGATGACAGAAAAATGTCTTTGGGTATCAAGCAATTGACCGAAGATCCTTGGACTAAGGGTGATATGGCTACCAAGTATGCTGTAGGTACTAAGCACAAAGGAATCGTTAGAAACTTGACTAATTTCGGTTTGTTCCTGGAATTGGAAGAAGGTATCGACGGTCTAGTACACGTATCTGACCTTTCTTGGACTAAGAAAATCAAGCATCCTTCTGAATTCGTGAAGGTAGGAGACGAGCTAGAAGTAGCCGTTCTTGAACTTGACGTAGAAAACAGAAGATTGGCTCTTGGTCATAAGCAATTGGAAGAGAATCCTTGGGATACATTCGAAACAGTATTCCCAGTTGGATCTGTTCATAAGTGTACTGTAAACTCCAAGAATGATAAAGGTGCTGTTCTAGAGCTTCCATACGGATTAGAAGGATTCGCAACTTCTAAAAACTTGGAAAAAGAAGACGGTTCTCAAGTTGAAGTTGGAGAGTCTTTAGACTTCAAAGTGACTGAATTCTCTAAGGATGACAAGCGTATCGTTCTTTCTCATACCGCTACTTTCAAGGAAGAAGCTAAGGCTCCTAAAAAAGTAGCTGGTAAGAAAAAAGAAGATTCTGTAGAAATGCCTGCTCAAGCTGAGAAATCAACCCTAGGTGATATCGATGCTTTGGCTGAATTGAAAGAAAAAATGGAAGGCAAGAAGTAA
- a CDS encoding lysophospholipid acyltransferase family protein, whose product MIKFFQWIYTLYSALIFVGLMLIFGFPIVLPILIYKRGDQVSFIFIRWWAGLWAFLSGIRFEIYGKEFINSKSPYIFVFNHRSFIDAPVIPIAIPQELRALGKKELSKIPFFGWVVGKFAVWVDRSSVESRRSSLEKLIKILENGTSVVVAPEGTRNDTDETLLPFQKGAFRLSIETRIPILPMAVLGADQIMKRGSILLSPGKVRIYFSEPINPPQASESAITEFTARCKNRLEAMILAHE is encoded by the coding sequence ATGATCAAGTTCTTCCAATGGATCTACACGCTTTATTCCGCACTTATCTTCGTCGGTTTGATGCTGATTTTTGGATTCCCGATCGTTCTGCCAATTCTAATCTATAAACGTGGAGATCAAGTTTCCTTCATTTTTATTCGATGGTGGGCTGGGCTCTGGGCCTTTCTTTCAGGTATCCGATTCGAGATTTATGGTAAAGAATTCATCAACTCAAAAAGCCCCTATATCTTCGTTTTCAATCATCGCTCTTTTATTGATGCCCCAGTTATTCCCATTGCAATTCCTCAGGAACTTCGGGCTTTGGGAAAAAAGGAACTTTCAAAAATCCCCTTTTTTGGATGGGTTGTTGGAAAATTTGCCGTTTGGGTAGATCGAAGTTCAGTGGAATCCCGACGTTCAAGTTTGGAAAAACTGATTAAAATTCTGGAGAATGGAACTTCCGTGGTAGTGGCTCCTGAAGGCACAAGAAATGATACCGATGAAACGCTTTTACCTTTTCAAAAAGGTGCATTCCGTCTATCTATTGAAACGCGTATTCCTATTTTGCCAATGGCCGTCCTTGGAGCTGATCAAATTATGAAACGAGGGTCAATTCTTCTAAGCCCTGGAAAGGTTAGAATCTATTTTTCAGAACCCATCAATCCTCCTCAAGCTTCAGAGTCTGCTATAACAGAATTTACAGCTAGATGCAAAAACAGACTTGAGGCTATGATTCTTGCTCATGAATGA